ctaatataacgaattataattaatgtagtataattaattaagtaatataaattataataaattatattaagaaaagaaatatttaaatatctaatcaaataaattagttaatataattaattcagtgcaataaattgtattaaataagTTAAAACAATTAAATTGGGAAACACTCTCcgaagcatgccacgtcagcttcatcattaagtgcagacatccgatttttatataatagaatagattagtctaaaaatttttaattaagtccatataatatacaaatattttttaattaagtctttttaaattaaaatttttgaaattaaatttataacctataaagatattaaaattatattcctatatttattatattttaccgttataaataatacaataaatttataatactaataattaatttattaatttatgtaaattaactcattaaaaatttatatcattattATTGCATATTACTTCACTACTGTCATTATTTCAGCAAACATAGGTCTTAACTTTGGATCTCTACAATACAAGAAGAGTATCATATAATCACACCAAGCATCGGGTGTATTTCATTCATGTAGGTAAAGTATTCTAAAACTTCCTAAAACTTAAACATTTGCAAATAGTCTAAAAGTTTTCTATTAAGTCCATATAAATCTAGAAGTTTTCGATTAAATTCATATAATATACAAATATTCTTCAATCAagtctttttaaattataaattttgaaattaagtttgtaaCCTATAAAGATATTAAAtctatattcttatatttattatatcttaccgttataaacaatataataactttataacactaataattaatttattaatttctataaactcaatcattaaatgtaataaatatcCATATAataaatgtcataataatattattaatcataataaattttacgttacaaatattcaaattctatacTATTTGAACTACTAATGTAAGTCTCTAAtcactattttttaaaataacatcaaatttaccataagaaatttcttttcaaactatACAACATCGCAAACTTACTCAATGGAGCATCATTCATTGGACAATATAACCAAACATACAGACAATTAGTTTATCAAAGTTCGTGTGGTTCGTCTATGGGAAACATTAACACCCAAAAATGAAGAGGAGTCTCTTTACTTAGAAAtaattatattagatgaaaaggtacaaaataaacaaatttattctgtttttaaattgaatttaaaaaatgctttaattatttttgttttttatacttttaatattattttataatactttatatataattgtattttaatatcgtTAAAGTTAAACTTCTCTCAATTTGATAATCATTGTTCCttttctaataatttaaaaaaataaatgcaataatttttttaactaatggtTAACAATGATTTACTAACACTGTAGGGAACACCTCTTCATGTAATTGTGAAGAAAAATATGATAAACAAATTCAAACATTTGTTAGAAGAAGGAAAAGTATATactatcaaaaatttaaaaatagaagatgCAAATGATTTGTATAGACCAATTAAAGGTACAATGAaagcaaattttttaataacaactaTTGTGAAAGAAATCAAAGATCCAGTTTTGAACATTTCCCAACACTATTTTAAATTTGCATCACTTGAGACATTGTCTGATAGAGTGGGTCAAAGACAAATTTTaacaggtaattttattttatgctatttcaattattcttattaaaaataatttttttaaaaaaatttaatacatttttgttctttttattgtagATGTCATTGGAAAACTGCATGCAATAGGAGAAGAAGAACAAGTAGATGTTAAAAGAAAACccataaaaatatgaaaaatggaATTGGTACTCAAAGAGTAAAAAAATATACAACCAATTCATTTTTCATTTAGATATATAGTTATTAAcaaaatactattaattttagGAACATCGTGTTGAAAGTCACGTTGTGGAGAAATCTCTCAAGtcagataaataaagaaattacaataCAAATCAAAGGCTAAAAAATAGTTGCACTCACATCAACATTGGTTAGTGAATACAAAGGTatgatctttttcaaaaaaatttaatttattgttttttttagttcaaagaattatattttatataatacatTAATTGACACAATACAACACAATCTTATTTTATATAACCTATTATATGATAATATTTTAGGTGATTATTCGGTTAGCACAACTTCAAGTACAAAAATCTATATCAATCCAGAAACTGAAGAATTCGCACAGCTGACTTATGGGTATTTCATAACTAATAAGTCTCTTAAAAATTAAtccatttatttaattattcaatttaacaaatataaaaaaaattcctaaACAGGATTGATCAACATGAAGAAGTAATGGAGATACCAAGTCAAGACAATGCCAACACAAATCTTCAGAGTAGAATGATTAGAAATCGAATAACTATTCAAGATCTAATGGTTATGCAATGAGAATCTGATGATTATGTATAACAAAAAAAACCTCACAACATGCATCATACATTCATTCTTACTCAAATACCATATACCTAATGATAACATAAATAGAATATTAGAATAGGAAAAGATCTTCACAATTTTAGTAACTATAAACGGAATTGATGACAAATTTGGATGGAACGATGTTGAATGTGAAAAGTGTCATAAGAAAGCATATAAAAAAGGAGACAACTACATCTGTggcacatgtaatcaaacaccacAATATCCAACCATAAGGTAACTTtatatacttttcataatctcATTTAGCAAATTATTAGTTACTAACACAATACTTATTTTAAGTTCAGAATTCAATTAAAGGTTTCAGATCAAAGTGCTACAGCAATTTTTGTATTATTTGAtggcaaataaaaaaaaattgttgggcACAACTGCTTCAAATATAATCACACTCCAGAAAAGTAACAATTTTGAAgcaccaccccaattgaaaaACTTGTGCAACCTCACACTTATTTTTGAAGTCAAACTAAATGAGTTTAATCTCAAAGAAGGTTCTCAACAATACACTGTTACCAAGACATTTGTTCCAACTAAAAACACTGAACAGCAACACCCattacaacaaataaaacaggTAATACTAAAAAAATCCCTTATTTAAAAcatcatttttatttctaatttatattattcattcATTATAGAAACCAACTTCGCCAACACTAATATCATCAGACGAAGATCACATACCTATCAAGCGGttgaggagaaaaaaaaaacgatacaaattcaagacacatcttcGAAAGAAGACCATACATGCAAAGAGGAAGCAAACAACATAAAAGAAAGTGCACACAACTCACCAATTTATACGGAACATGCCTTCACAACAACCTATGACAGAAAGAAAAAAGCAACAACTCTAACAACAACCAATAAAAAAAAGAGGAGGAGTGCCACATAAGAAGACCAATTCCATCAATTAAACCAAATGCAAAAATCAATTCCAACATCCAAATACTTTGTACTAccatttcttttaaataaaataccatttaaatttatttttagtttatacatatttaatttaattctacaaaacataataatttttaatatttattgtatACTATTATTAATTTACCGTCCTGCGCATCGCGCGGGTCACATTCTAGTttctataataatattttttttttcttctctcacaTTTAGCATTTTGATGTTGGTTGTAATTCAATCTTGTTAGAAAAAATCTCATTTTCGTTATTAAATTGATCCTACTTAAGCTTTTATTCATATCAGCGAATACTTGtctttttttctgaaaaaaaaatgtttctcTTTACCTTTTACAAGTTTTCCTATTTTGGCCTAAGCAAGAGTATGCAAAGAGAAATGGATTATTTAAGCAAAGAACACAATATACGACTTTTCTTAtatcaaaaatagcaaaacaaaATAGATATATAACAGACTATATTTATCATTTTCCCTTGCCTACTTTTATTTGGGTATACACATAGCAGACTCTTACATAAAAGGAACACAATAACTTCAAACGCAAACACAAAAATGAAAATAGTCTAAGATTACACACATGAAAAAACCAACATCTAAAGTCTAAACTTGTGACTTAAAAGATCCTCTTCAGCAACCTAAAAACATCTACAGCAAAAGCATTTCCCAGTGCTAACCCGGCAACAAGGCCACCCCCATATCCAATTACAATTACcatccaattaaattcaaagaaagaTCCTGACTCAGAGTCTTGATCACCATCAAGTGTTGTTGGTTGTGGAAGCTTAGAACCATCTTCACATTTCTTCAGCAATTGAAACCCGCATAAACCTTTGTTTCCCTCAAATGAATTATCTTAAAAAGTGGAAAGTTGCCCATTTTCTGGTATTGGACCAGAGAGATTGTTGAAAGACACATTGAAGAATTCCAAAAATGTTAACTCTGTGAGTTGTTGGGGGATTTCCCCTGACAGGCTATTGGCAGAAAGGTCCAACGCTTCAAGATTTGAAAGCTTTCCGAAGGAAGATGGGATGCTGCCAGTAAACATGTTATTGGACAAGTTGAGCACAACAAGACCATTCAAACTTCCCATGATATCTGGAATCTCACCGAAAATTTTGTTACATGAAAGATCAATGGCAATCATGTAATGAAAGTATTGACGCCCAAGATACTCCATGACCATCCCTTTGTTAGTCATTGGAAATACAAACAAACTAAGATCAACCGAAGAATGTTGCAACAGATAAACGTCGTCCTTGAACTGTACTTGGTGGCTTGTGTTGGAAAGTGTCATCGATTTGAAAGTCTTGATTATTTCTGATGACAATTCTCCAGAAAAATCATTTTGAGAAAGATCAATGATACGGAGCTGAGGAAATGTGCATTTTAATGGACACTTTATAGCTCCGTGAAATTTATTATCACGTAAAAAAATAAGCTTTAAATTAGGGAGAGATCCTAACCAAAAAGGAAATGAATCATTGAAATGGTTATGACTTACGTCAAGAACCTCTAGCATTCTGCAATTGACAAATGATCTTGGTAATTGACCACACAACTTGTTTGAGCTAAAATCAATCCACTGAAGTGCATTTTCTTTCGCATAATTTTGAGGAATATTACCTATCAATTTGTTTCCTGCAAGCCTCAAAATGTGAAGAGATCGGCTAAAGCTTCCTAAACATGATGGAATCATGCCAACTAAATTGTTGGAAGATAAATCAAGAGACCCAAGTGATTGTAGATTACATATCAAGGCGGGTATTTTTCCTATCAATAGGTTGTTGGAAATAACCAAACTCTGAAGAGTTGTTTTATTCCACATCCAACTCGGTATTGTCTTTATCCTATTGTGTGATATGAAAAGATCAGTCAACTCTTGCAAGTGTTGTATGAAATTGGGAAAATGAACTAAGTTGCATGAACTTAAATCCAAAaattgaatttgagaaggaaatgTTACAATGGAAGTGTTCTTCCCTTCAAGAAAAGACAATTTGTTGCCTCCGCCTAAACCAAGTGCAGTAAGCTTTCTGAGCTTTGAAAGCATTTCAAGCTCAATCTGTCCTTCCAACACATTACCAGCTAGATCAAGACCTGTAAGATTCTCTAACATGAAGAGGAAATATGGAATTTCACCTTGAAGATTATTTCGAGAAAGATCCAAGTGATTTAAAGTGGTTAGATTCATTAGCCAAGTTGGAATTTCTCCATTTAAATTGCACAAACTCAATCTTAACCACTGAATTGGAGGAAGGATTGTCACATTGACAGCCCTATTTTGTGAGAACAAAGACAATTTGTTGACAGATAAGTCAAGATCATTAAGCCTTGTTAGCTTCAAAAACATGTCAAGTGCTAGATGCCCTTTAAAGAAATTATACGGCAGATACAAGTGTTCAAGATTCTCGAGTCTAAAAAGAGAGTGAGGGATTTCACCTTCAAGGCCATTATTGCTTAGATCTAAGAGGGCAAGTTGGGTGAGGTTTCCAAGCGAAGAAGGAATGGCCCCATAAAAACTGCAATTTGAAATCGAAAACCAACGCAAAGAAGTGTAGTTTTCAATAGATGTTGGAAGTGTACCATAAAAGCTTGTGCCTCCGAGGTTTATGTTGACAAATGAGCTTGAGAAAAAATTAGGCAACATACCCCTAAGATTTTGGTTTTGTCCCAAATGCAAGACTGTTAAGTTTGGAAGATGGAATATACCAACTGGAAATTCACCATGCAGGTCACAACTGAAAAGAGAAAGCATTTGCAAAGATGTAAGGTTTGTGAGAGTATGAGGTAAAGATGATGAAATGGTCACAAAGTTAAGAAGAACATGTTCAAGTCTAGTTGTGTTTTGGGATAAGCTTGTGAGAGTGGATGCCTTGAGTTGCAAATGGTTGATTAGATCATATGGAAGCGGGTCAAGAGTATAGCTGCGAAGATCAAGGGACAACAAGTTGGACAAATGTGAAACTTGAGGTGGAACTTCACCAGAGAATGTGTTTTCATTGCCATGAGAAAGATTCAGATGTCTTAGCTGTGAAAGTTCACCTATCCTGACTGGAATTTGCGAGTGATTGAAGTCATTGTCAGAAAGATTGAGACTTCGAAGGTGCACAAGTGAGAAAAGGGTGCTATTGGGATCCATGGAACCATAGAGCTGGCTGCTACTGAGATCAATGCCAATCACATGACCAGTGAGCTCAGCACATTCAATGCCATCCCAGGAGCAGCAATCTGTGGCAGGAACCCAAGAAGCAGTTTTAGGATAACTGATAGGATTGTAAGAAGCAGACTTACTTGTTAGAAAGGATTCCTTAAACTGCAACAGGGCATAGCTTTCATGTTCATGGCACTCATGATGATGAGTAGCAGTTGAATGATTCAAAGGTGAACAGTTTGTGAAATGGGAggatgagaagagaagaagaaactgTGTGGACAAAGCAAGAGAACACAACAACCCCATTATTGTCATTTGTATCGAAATAGGTTTCAATGGATGGAACGTTTTTATAGTGAAGCAGTGATGGTGATGCTATCTAAGAGACATGCAGCAAGTAACGTTACCTGCATTTGTATTATTCCAAGTGCAATATCGCTTCTCGTTTCGCGGAAGTAAagaaggatagtgatccttattaTGGATGGTTCTGGTGGACTTTTGAAACCACAAACTGGTTTGGAATAATTTGCATAATATGGCCAATCATGTCGTTTTAAATATCCTAAGATTTTTTTATGCTTACTTTGAGTAACATGGTTCTTCAAGCACTCTCATTTTGTATTGTGTAAAAGTCGACAACACTGGTCAAGCAAAATAAGTATTTGCAACTTCAACCGAGCAATACTGATTTCTGTATATTTTGTTATATGCAGAGTAGCCTCTCTGCTTCACAGTGAAGTTCCTTGATagtatatttttgtgttttgtcacatcaaaattaaactaataaaatctaCTGTTACAATCTTTTAGGATTTTGATACAAGTCCTTTACAAAATttcctaaaaaattattttatactttttgttCCTTAAGGATCTCTGGGTATTGCAATTTTTTTCCAGAACTACCTGTTTTattacgtttttttttttatcaaatacacaTGGCTGAAAAAGTTAATGCAAAAATCAGCCatattatgatatatattgttgtTCAGGTTGATTTGCTAATTTAACAGGCCTACATAGATGGATGGGTTGGTTCGaggtttatttgttttatttttcttacgCTACTTTCAATAGTTCTAAGATTATGAGAAGTTGCTAGAAATCTTGGCGTGCATTTTgagcaagaaaaaaaaatatatctgtcATGCTTTTTGGTTTATAATAATTGGCATAATGTGGCCATTCAtgtcatttttaaaattattatgtaaaatatagaaaatcaaaatgaattaagcAGTTATAGTCATACAGAAACAGAACTGAATAAACTCTCTTAGGCCTATTTCATAACTCATGAGTCTACCTTCACATTTCACCCTTTTTCGTCTCTAAAATCTAATCTTTCCCTCCTTATTCGTCTATTTCAGGTTGAATTATTGATCAATTTATCTAAATTGATTGAATCTATCTCAATTCCGTACCCAGCCAACACGAATAGCTTTATTTGAGGTCATCAGTTTTTTCATCATTGACTCGGTAAACTAAACTTACTTTGGCGTAGGAAGAGAACTCATTTTTTTGTGctttaatttttcaattgttttaaatagaaatatttttgttttcaagtaCATTTGAGTGGAAAAATACGAAAATAACTACTAATATCAGGAGCATGTTATGATATTATtgtaaaacaaaaagcaaaatgaTATTTCTACTTACAACTATAAATCGTTATTAAGAGCCTTAGCAGGTGAttagaaagaaattaaattaaattaaattttcccATGAAATTACAATTAGAATTTCAGCACCAAAAActtatattattctttttgatCTGCTAATGTAGAAATCAAATAAATTTAACGAgtcacactgaactaagaaaaGGGAAATATAGGTGTTTTTCAAGAATACGATTATAATTGAATAGGTCTAATTCactttaaaatatttacaatgTTAGACACAATTTATGTAAGGGACCTATAAGTCTGTCACCTTTCATAGGTCTGTTTCATGAGTCTTTACCTCCACAAATTTCATTCTTCTTGGTCTCTAAAGTCTAATAATCTTTCCCTCCTTATACGTGCATTTCAGATTGAATTATTGATCAATTTTTCTAAACTAATTAATCTCTCTCCAATTCTGTAACCAACACAAGCATAGCTCTACTTTTAACTGATAGGCTTGACTACATAAAGTAAACTTACTTTGGCTTATATAGGAAGACTTTGAGTCTTTCATTTAAATACTTTTAAACATAAATAACTCTCTTTACAAATACAAGTGGACATGTAACAGTTAAAATTAGCAGCATATTATGATATTATTGCAAAAGAGAAATCTAATTGAtgtgttttgatttgattttctCACCCTTTTACATTTTGGAACATGGATTGGAATTCGACACTTGTGCTGCTAACACTACTTGTAATAGTTCTCCACTTTATGAGAATGAGCTAGAGATATTGGCGTGCATTTtgggcaagaaaaaaagatattGATCGTGCTTTCTTGTTTAGACCAATTGACATAATGTACCACTCTTAAGATTTTTCTAAACTATGGCTATCTGTAATTTACATGATATCTTATCTCAAAGTCATATATGTATCAATCAAACTCTATCTTATGCAGAAGACTATGATGACTGCAGAAGATTTTGGTGACTATGGTGCCTTGGCAAATACGATAATGACTCTTGTTTAAACTTTGTTTGGAGCTTTGGCTAGAGTAAGGAGTAATGAAGAAGTATTAACCAAGTTAGCTAGAGTGACagtggaaataatagaaaaagaaaagcttACAAATTCAAAACAATCCCAAATAAAGCCCACATATGTGTAAAATTAAACTCGTTTGGTTGTGAACACAGAGATATACACAAAAAGGAACAACACATTATatgattttcttttaataattattgCAGAAAGAGTAGTGGCTTCTCAAGAGGTGTATCAAAGTATAGGGGTGTTGCAAGGTGAGATACTCCTAAGTCTTTTTGAACACAACACAAAAATATATCTGCTTTTAGAGTTGTTGGTGATGAAAATGAAACACTAATAATGCTTGGTGAATGTTCTGCAGGCATCACCAGAATGGAAGATGAGAAGAAAGGATAGGAAGAGTTTTTGGAAACAAATATCTCTACCTTGGAACTACAGCAAGTTAAAATCAACAAATGTCAATCAAAATGACAACCTTGCTTCAAtctactaaattttaaaatttactacTTAATTTGTAAAGTTATGTTTCTTAAGTCATTTGAATTTTTGATTCGCCCAGCATTCACAACAACAATTTTGTCAGTGCAAAAATTTCACATTATTAGCTAATGGCATGTGTCACCTAAAATAAATAGCACATCAACAAATAGTGTAAATTGACTAACAGTTaatcaacaacaaaataaaaatacttgcGGAATGAAATTTCAAGTCGAAACAATTAACATTAAAATTCTAAGAACTACAAAAGAAGCACATTTGCAATTTCAAGACCATGTTAAACCATTCCTCTAAAAGAATGGACTAACGCATGCACAAacattaaaagaaagaaagaaagaaaagatatgatttgtttCTACTGCTTCAATTCAGTTCCTATGAATGacattttttgttattgttaaCTAATGCAGGCACACAATGGGAAGCAGCACGAGTCTATGACATAGCAGCAATTGAGTACAGAGGAATTAATGCTGTCACCAACTTTGATTTAAGTAATTACATCACATGGTTGAAGCCTTCACACCAAAACCCCCAAGACCCAAAACCTGAAACAGAAGTAGTACTAAACTCTCAAGCACTCACTTCTCCATCCAACTATGCTCCAAATACAATACAACATTCAAAACCATTGCCCTTTGACAATACCTCTTTCATCAGTCTTGATCACCTGAATTATCCTCAAAATCAAGAAGTCTTTGATAACAAAATGTATCGATTTTCGAGCAGCAAGTCGTCTTCTCCCACGGTCTTGGCCTTCTCTTTCGCTCTTCGCTGTTTAGGGAATTGGTTGAAAAGAACTCAAACAATGCATGTGGAGATGAACTTGATGAGGAAATCACAAAGGATCAACAATAAAACATAGCCAGTGATTATGAACTGGGTGGGATCTTCCGTGATGGCAGTGACAGCATCTCATTTTTCTATGATCCAAACACAAACGGCTTTGAATTGCAAGAAAGCAACCTCTACTCAATTCTTTGAACACATATGTGAACCATTAACAAATATCTAACGATCAAGTGCAGGAAATCAATATACTAATTAGTAATTACTTCAACATAACTTAATTGTAGTTAATTGTGTATTCTTAAAATCAtctgattcaaagttcctttacAATCAAAAGCACCAGAATTCTACAGATTCCCTTCCATGTTGCTAAACTTCACATACTTCACCCAAAAAACATGTTTATGAATACTGTATAGTTGGATATGTAAAGTTGTTAACTTTTCATACTCATTGGTAATTGCCCTCTGTTTTTCAATACTATGGTTTTGTTCCCTTAATGGGTTGTTCTGTGCTCCCTTTGATAGAGATTATGGTCCCAATTTATGGGTGGTGTTGTAATAGTATTTCTTACTCTCCAATCGGTTCCTTGAGAAAAAGTATTGTTCTTActatgaaaaagagagagattGATCATCATTGCTTCTCTTTCCTTCTATGGTGTTGTTGACTTTCCATCTTGAAAAAGAAGAGTAAGTAAAGTAGAAGAAATTTCTTGTTCTTgttagtaacttttttttttaataaaaggatTTTagttctcttatttctatattaatattttttttccttctcacATTTCGGATTTGGATGCTTTGTTAGGAAATCTCATTTCTGTTATTCCTGTTGGCTCAAATGGTCATACtttaatctttttcatatcaatgAATACTTGTTTTTTTGAAATACAAAAttgcttctcttttctttttacaAGTTATCGTATTTTGCAGGCATAACCATAACTCATAAGAGAGAGTATGCAAAGGGAAATGGATTATTGTATGCAAAGAACACAATGTATTgcttttcttatttcaaaatagaaaaagaaaaatagatataTAAAACACAGTTTATCTTTTTACTTTATCTACTTTATTTGGGATTACACATAATA
The sequence above is drawn from the Arachis hypogaea cultivar Tifrunner chromosome 4, arahy.Tifrunner.gnm2.J5K5, whole genome shotgun sequence genome and encodes:
- the LOC112795365 gene encoding receptor-like protein 49 isoform X2; its protein translation is MQFLLLFSSSHFTNCSPLNHSTATHHHECHEHESYALLQFKESFLTIRIGELSQLRHLNLSHGNENTFSGEVPPQVSHLSNLLSLDLRSYTLDPLPYDLINHLQLKASTLTSLSQNTTRLEHVLLNFVTISSSLPHTLTNLTSLQMLSLFSCDLHGEFPVGIFHLPNLTVLHLGQNQNLRGMLPNFFSSSFVNINLGGTSFYGTLPTSIENYTSLRWFSISNCSFYGAIPSSLGNLTQLALLDLSNNGLEGEIPHSLFRLENLEHLYLPYNFFKGHLALDMFLKLTRLNDLDLSVNKLSLFSQNRAVNVTILPPIQWLRLSLCNLNGEIPTWLMNLTTLNHLDLSRNNLQGEIPYFLFMLENLTGLDLAGNVLEGQIELEMLSKLRKLTALGLGGGNKLSFLEGKNTSIVTFPSQIQFLDLSSCNLVHFPNFIQHLQELTDLFISHNRIKTIPSWMWNKTTLQSLVISNNLLIGKIPALICNLQSLGSLDLSSNNLVGMIPSCLGSFSRSLHILRLAGNKLIGNIPQNYAKENALQWIDFSSNKLCGQLPRSFVNCRMLEVLDVSHNHFNDSFPFWLGSLPNLKLIFLRDNKFHGAIKCPLKCTFPQLRIIDLSQNDFSGELSSEIIKTFKSMTLSNTSHQVQFKDDVYLLQHSSVDLSLFVFPMTNKGMVMEYLGRQYFHYMIAIDLSCNKIFGEIPDIMGSLNGLVVLNLSNNMFTGSIPSSFGKLSNLEALDLSANSLSGEIPQQLTELTFLEFFNVSFNNLSGPIPENGQLSTF
- the LOC112795365 gene encoding receptor-like protein 49 isoform X1 — its product is MTIMGLLCSLALSTQFLLLFSSSHFTNCSPLNHSTATHHHECHEHESYALLQFKESFLTIRIGELSQLRHLNLSHGNENTFSGEVPPQVSHLSNLLSLDLRSYTLDPLPYDLINHLQLKASTLTSLSQNTTRLEHVLLNFVTISSSLPHTLTNLTSLQMLSLFSCDLHGEFPVGIFHLPNLTVLHLGQNQNLRGMLPNFFSSSFVNINLGGTSFYGTLPTSIENYTSLRWFSISNCSFYGAIPSSLGNLTQLALLDLSNNGLEGEIPHSLFRLENLEHLYLPYNFFKGHLALDMFLKLTRLNDLDLSVNKLSLFSQNRAVNVTILPPIQWLRLSLCNLNGEIPTWLMNLTTLNHLDLSRNNLQGEIPYFLFMLENLTGLDLAGNVLEGQIELEMLSKLRKLTALGLGGGNKLSFLEGKNTSIVTFPSQIQFLDLSSCNLVHFPNFIQHLQELTDLFISHNRIKTIPSWMWNKTTLQSLVISNNLLIGKIPALICNLQSLGSLDLSSNNLVGMIPSCLGSFSRSLHILRLAGNKLIGNIPQNYAKENALQWIDFSSNKLCGQLPRSFVNCRMLEVLDVSHNHFNDSFPFWLGSLPNLKLIFLRDNKFHGAIKCPLKCTFPQLRIIDLSQNDFSGELSSEIIKTFKSMTLSNTSHQVQFKDDVYLLQHSSVDLSLFVFPMTNKGMVMEYLGRQYFHYMIAIDLSCNKIFGEIPDIMGSLNGLVVLNLSNNMFTGSIPSSFGKLSNLEALDLSANSLSGEIPQQLTELTFLEFFNVSFNNLSGPIPENGQLSTF